Genomic DNA from Bacteriovorax sp. Seq25_V:
CTTTCTCATCGCCGAGTTAGGCTTCTTTGGTGTAGTAGTGTAAACTCTTGTACAAACTCCGCGTCTTTGTGGACACGATACTAGCGCAGGTGACTTAGTTTTTTCAACTTTATCTACTCTGCCCTTTCTAATTAACTGATTAATCGTAGGCATTTCCGCTCCTTAAAACAATATTATTACCAAGATGTAATTTAGCTAGGAGGAATAACACATCACACCTAGCTAAATCAAGCATTTTTAAAACATTAATGTAGAAGTTTCTTCTGATTTTGTAAAATCATCTTCTACCACCGCGTCAAATTCGCGGTATCTTTGGATTCCAGAACCCGCTGGGATTAAGCGTCCCATAATTACGTTTTCTTTCAGTCCTCTTAACTCATCGCTCTTACCTTCAAGGGCAGCTTGAGTAAGAACCTTTGTTGTTTCCTGGAATGACGCAGCTGAGATAAACGAGTCTGTCGTTAATGCAGCTTTTGTAATACCAAGTAGTAAAGGTCTTGCTTGCGCTGGCTCGTAACCTTGAGCAACAAGTTTTTCATTTTCACTGATTAGTTCTGTTTTAGTTACAGAGTCACCAACAACAAATGTTGAATCACCTGGATCAGTTACTTCTACTTTCTTAAGCATTTGAGATACAATTACCTCAATGTGCTTATCATCGATATCAACACCTTGAAGTCTATAAACTTCTTGGATCTCATCAACGATATAACCAGCAAGTTCCTTAATACCTAAAACTCTTAGGATATCATGTGGGTTTGCTGGACCATCCATGATTGGCTCTCCAGCTCTAATGTAGTCACCTTCGTTAACTGTAACGAATCTTCCTTTTGGAATAGTGTATACAACTGGATCACTTCCATCTTCTGGCTTAACAAGTACTCTACGGCTACCTCTAACTTCAGCACCAAATTCAATTGTTCCTGAAACGTCAGAGATCTGAGCAGCGTTTGTCGGCTTTCTAGCTTCGAAAAGTTCAGCAACTCTTGGAAGACCCCCTGTAATATCTTTTGTTTTCGTCGTTTCACGAGAAAGCTTAGATAGTACACCACCGACTGCTACGCTATCACCTTCATTAACTGTAAGTGTTGCTCCAACCTGAAGTCTGTACGATGCTTGTCTTTTTGTTCCAGGAACAAGAAGTGCATTCCCATCAGCATCACAAATTGTAACTCTTGGTTGAAGAGATGGGTCTTTAGACTCCATAACAACTCTTTGAGTTAAACCTGTAACCGTATCTGTTTGTTCACTGATAGTTGCACCAACGATCATATCTTCAAACTTTACAGTACCGGCTACTTCAGTAAGAAGTGGAATCGAGAACGGGTCCCATTCAATTAGAGTGTCCCCAACGTTTACGTCAGTTCCCTCTGCAAAGAATAGTTTCGCACCGTAAACAGCAGCGTATCTTTCTTTTTCAACACCTCTGTTATCTTTAATAACAAGAGATCCGTTTTTGTTCATAACGATTAGACCATTTGGAGTCTCAGCAAGCTTTACGTTATCAAAGATTACCTGACCAGCAGTTCTAACGATTGTTTTGTTAACTTGTGCACCAGCAGTTGCAGTACCCCCGACGTGGAATGTACGCATTGTAAGCTGTGTACCTGGCTCACCAATTGACTGAGCAGCAATAACACCAACAGTTTCACCCATTGATACTAGGGACCCTCTTGCAAGGTCACGTCCAAAACACATAGCACAGAAACCGTGTTTCTCGTTACATGTAAGAACTGATCTTACTTTAATCTGGTCAACTTCTTGATCTTTTAGAAGTTGAAGATCTTTTTCAGTTAGCATATGTCCAGCAGCAAGAACTTCTTCACCGTTTACGTTAAGAACAGATGATGCCGTAACACGACCCATAGCTCTTTCAGAAACGTGCTCAACAACTTCACCTGATTCAATACGTGAAGTAAGAGTAATTCCGTCCGTAGTTCCACAGTCTTCAGTTCTAATAATACCATCTTGTGCAACGTCAACTAGTCTTCTTGTTAGATAACCAGAGTTTGCTGTCTTAAGAGCAGTATCGGCTAGACCCTTACGTGCACCGTGGGTAGACGTAAAGTACTGAAGTGCCGATAGACCTTCACGGAAGTTAGAAGTAATTGGCGTCTCAATAATTTCACCAGATGGCTTAGCCATTAGACCCCTCATCGCAGCGAGCTGTCTCATCTGCTGAGCAGAACCCCTCGCTCCAGAGTCGGCCATCATGTATAGTGCGTTGAATGATGGAGCTTGGATTGGCTCTTCACCTTCTTTCTCACTTACGAATGTATCCGTTGAAATTCTCTCAAGCATAACCTTAACAAGTCTTTCTGTTGTTTGTGACCAAACATCAACAACCTTGTTATATCTCTCACCATTAGTAATAGAACCTTCGTTATATTCTTCAATGATTGAGTCTACTTCAGCATATGCTTCGTTAAGAATTCCTTCTTTTTCTTTTGGAATAGTCATATCCACAACGTTAATCGAGATACCTGCTCTCGTCGCCATGTCATAACCTGTTTGCATGATACTATCAGCTAATAGAACTGTATCTTTTTCAGATCCCTTTCTATAAGCAGCATCAAGAAGCTTTCCAAGTTCTTTCTTATTTAAGTTCTTATTAATATCTTCGAAGCTTAAACAAGCTGGGATGATATCAAATACGAATGTTCTACCAACAGTCGTTTCATGTAACTGACCTGCAATACGAACCTTAATAGGTGCTTGAAGGTGTAGGTTACCTGAGTGATACGCAAACTGTGCTTCTTCTTTCGAAGAGAATACTTTTCCGTATCCACGAGCATATGGTCTAACGCGAGTCATGTAGTAAAGACCAAGAACGATATCCTGAGATGGAACGATAATTGGAGAACCATCTTTTGGAGAAAGAATATTGTTTGTCGACATTGCAAGAATACGACACTCAATTTGTGCTTCAAGTGATAGAGGAACGTGAACGGCCATCTGGTCACCGTCAAAGTCAGCGTTGAATGCAGTACAAACAAGTGGGTGAAGTCTAATTGCTTTACCTTCAATAAGTACTGGCTCAAATGCTTGAATACCAAGTCTGTGTAGAGTTGGTGCACGGTTCAGAAGTACTGGGTGCTCTTGAACTACTTCTTCAAGAATGTTCCATACTTCTTCTTTTTGTTGTTCAACCATTCTCTTAGCAACTTTAATTGTAGTACAGTGACCTTTTTCAATTAATTTGTTGTAGATAAATGGCTTGAAAAGCTCAAGGGCCATAAGCTTTGGAAGACCACACTGGTGAAGTCTTAAACTTGGACCAACAACGATTACAGAACGTCCAGAATAGTCAACACGTTTACCAAGAAGGTTTTGACGGAAACGCCCTTGCTTTCCTTTTAACATATCAGATAAAGATCTTAGTGGACGCTTGTTAGCACCAGTGAATACTTTACCTCTTCTACCGTTATCAAAAAGAGCATCTACTGCTTCTTGAAGCATTCTCTTTTCGTTTCTAATGATGATTTCAGGAGCATTAAGTTCCTTAAGTCTTCTTAGACGGTTGTTTCTATTAATTACTCTTCTATAAAGATCGTTAAGATCTGAAGTAGCAAATCTACCTGCTTCAAGAGGAACAAGTGGTCTTAAATCTGGTGGTAATACAGGGATTACATCCATCATAAACCAATCTGGTCTGTTTTCAGACTTCATGATTGATTCAACAACTTTTAGTCTCTTAACAAGTTTTGTTCTTGCCATCTCAGTTGTAGCACTTGCAAGTGATCTTCTAAGAAATTTATTTTCTGTATCAATATCTAATTTCTGTAGTAGCTCTTGTACAACTTCTCCACCCATTCCAGCTTCGAAATCTACACCTTGCTCTTTAAGTTCATAGTATTGTTGTTCAGTAATTACACGTCCAACTTCTAAACCACCTTCAACACCATCAGTTGCTGAAGAAGTTACGATAAACGCTTCATAATAAAGAACTTTTTCAAGTTCTTTAAGAGTTAGGTTTAAAAGAGCTCCGAGTCTAGATGGAAGTGATCTTAAAAACCAAATGTGAGCCACTGGAGCTGCAAGTTCGATGTGTCCACATCTCTCTCTTCTAACTTTAGAAAGAGTTACTTCTACACCACATTTCTCACATACAACACCTCTGTGCTTCATTCTCTTGTACTTACCACAGATACATTCGTAATCTTTGATTGGTCCGAAAATTTTTGCACAGAAAAGACCGTCTCTTTCTGGCTTATATGTTCTATAGTTGATTGTCTCTGGTTTTTTAACTTCACCAAATGACCACTCACGGATTGTATCCGGAGAAGCCATCTTAATTGAAACAGCTTCAACACTTACTGGATCTTTTGGTTTATCAAAAAAGTTCAAAAGGTCTTTCATCTTGTGCCCTCTATAAATACCTCGAGGACGAGCCTCGAGGAAATAAGTTATCTAAAACTATCTAAGTTCTTCTTCTTCTTTCTCTTCTTCAAGCTTAACATCTAAACAAAGTGCTTGAAGCTCTCTGATAAGAACGTTAAACGATTCAGGAAGACCTGGTTCAAGAACTTGCTCACCCTTAACGATAGATTCATACATTCTAGTTCTTCCGATAACATCATCTGATTTTACCGTTAAGAATTCTTGAAGTGTATAAGCCGCACCGTAAGCTTCAAGTGCCCAAACTTCCATCTCTCCAAGACGCTGACCACCGAACTGAGCCTTACCACCAAGTGGCTGCTGAGTAACAAGTGAGTATGGCCCTGTAGAACGAGCGTGAAGTTTTTCATCTACTAAGTGGTGTAGTTTAAGCATATACATTGTTCCAACAGTTACGTCTTCAGCAAATGCATCACCTGTCTTACCATCAAATAGAGTTGTCTTACCGTTAGTTTCAAGATCCGCTAACTTCAGCATTTCTCTGATGTCTGATTCTTTAGCACCATCAAATACTTTAGTAGAGAATCTAACACCACTAGTAAGTTTCTTCGCAAGAGTTCTAACTTCTTCATCTGAAGCTTTCTTTAACCATGCTTCAGTCTCAGGAGTGTTATAGATCTTAAAGATGAAATCTTTAAATTCATGAATTTCTCTCTGCTCTTCAAGCATTAGTCTTAACTTGTCTCCAAGTCCACGACCTGCCCATCCAAGGTGAAGTTCAAGAAGCTGTCCAATGTTCATACGTGACGGAACCCCTAGTGGATTAAGTACGATTTCAACTGGAGTACCATCTGCTAGGTATGGCATATCTTCTCTTGGTAGAACGTTTGAGATAACCCCTTTGTTACCGTGACGTCCAGCCATCTTATCACCTGGCTGTAATTTTCTCTTAATCGCTACATAAACGATTACTTTCTTAATTACACCTGGAGGAAGCTCATCACCTCTGTGAAGTTTTGCAATTTCATCAGTAGTTTTTTGTCTTACTCTGTTGATTCTGTTTCTGATATCAGCAAAGTACTCAGAAAGCTTTTCTTCAAGTTCCGCTTGTAATGGAAGGTATCCAATTAGCTCAAATGGAATTGCAGAAAGGTTTTCATAAGTAACTTCAGCACCTTTAGCAAGAAGTTCAGTTGAACCATCTTCAGAAACTAGCTTATCAGATGTCTTTGCACCTTTTAGCATTTCAGCAATTTTAAGAATCGCAGATGTTTGAATTGCTTTAATCTCAATTCTTTCATCCCTTCTTAAAAGAGTTGTTTCTTGCTCGATGATTTCTTTAGATCTTGCACAAAGTTCAACACCTTCACGAGTATATACTCTAGCGTCGATAACAGTTCCTCTAACACTTGAAGGAACTCTTAGTGAAGTATCTTTAACGTCTCCAGCTTTGTCACCGAAGATCGCCTTAAGAAGTTTTTCTTCTGGAGAAAGTTGAGTCTCACCTTTTGGAGTGATTTTACCAACAAGAATGTCACCAGATTTGATGATAGCACCAACTCTAATGATACCTGCTTCATCAAGGTCTTTTAAAGACTCTTCAGAAACGTTAGGAATATCTCTAGTGATTTCTTCTTTTCCAAGTTTTGTATCTCTAGCTTCGATTTCGAATGCTTCAATGTGAACTGAAGTAAAGATATCTTGAGCTAATAGTTCTTCAGAGATTAGGATCGAGTCTTCGTAGTTATATCCACCCCATGGCATGAACGCTACAAGTACGTTTTGTCCTAGAGCAAGATCACCATTATCTGTTCCCGGTCCATCTGCAAGAACGTCACCTTTAACAACAATATCACCCTCTTTTACAAGAGCTTTTTGGTTGTTAGAAGTATTTTGGTTAGTTCTTTGGTATTTAACTAGTTTGTAGATATCTACACCAGATTCACCATCTTTGAACTTATTTCTTTGAATAACGATTCTGTTTGAATCAACAAAGATAACTCTACCGTCTTCTTTCGCAAAAAGAACCGCACCAGAATCTCTAGCAACAACTCTTTCTGTTCCAGTACCAACGATCGGAGCATCTGTTCTAACAACAGGCACGGCCTGTCTCATCATGTTCGATCCCATAAGTGCACGGTTGGCATCATCGTGCTCAAGGAATGGAATTAGAGATGTTGCAACAGAAATCATCTGAGTTGGAGAAACGTCCATTAAATCAACTTCATCAGCATTTACAAGCGTGAATTCACCAGAAGCACGAGCTGCAATATGCTCACCTTCAAGCTTTCCATCTTTCATGTTGTTTACGTCGATCTGTGCAATTACTTTTCCTTCTTCTTGGAAGGCAGTAAAATATTTAACGTCACCAATTTTCTTGTTTTCATCAACTGTTAAGTATGGAGTTTCAATGAATCCGTATTCAGAAACTTTTGCATAAGTAGCAAGCGATGTAATTAGACCAATGTTTGGTCCTTCAGGAGTCTCTACCGGACACATTCTTCCGTAGTGAGTAACGTGTACGTCACGAACTTCGAACGATGCTCTTTCACGAGTTAGACCACCTGGCCCAAGAGCTGAAAGTCTTCTCTTGTGAGTTACTTCAGAAAGTGGGTTAGTTTGATCCATAAACTGAGAAAGCTGAGAAGATCCAAAGAATTCTTTAACAGCAGCAGCAACTGGTTTTTGGTTTACAAGATCGTATGGCATCATTGTATCAATTTCTTGAATTGCCATTCTTTCTTTAACCGCTCTTTCCATTCTTACAAGACCAACTCTAAATTGGTTTTCAAGAAGTTCACCTACAGCTCTAACTCTTCTGTTACCCAAGTGATCGATATCATCAACTCTTCCCTTACCATTGTTAAGCTCAACTAGGTAATGAACAGTTTTAACGATATCTTCCTTAGTAAGAATTGTATTCTCAACAGGAATATCTGTTTGGAACTTATAATTGATTTTCATACGACCGACACGAGACAGGTCATATCTTTCTTCATTGAAGAATAAACCATTAAATAGTGCTTCAGCAGCTTCAACAGCTGGAGGCTCACCTGGTCTTAGTCTTTCAAAGATTTTAATTAGAGCTTCTTCTTTTGTATCTGTTTTATCTACAAGAAGTGTGTTTCTAATTTGGTCACCGAAGTTAATCATATCGATATAAAGAACTTTAACTTCCTTAACACCAACTGCCATTAACTCTTGGATTTTTGCTTCAGATAAAGCTTCGTTTGCTAAGCAAATTACTTCACCTGTTTCTTCATTAAAGATATCTTCCGCAACAACTTTACCAACAACGTCTTCAACTGTTGCAGCAAGAGAAGTTACTCCAGCTTCTACTAATCTCTTAATAGATGCCTTAGAATACTTTTTACCTTTTCTAACAACTGGTTTACCAGTCTTTGGATCTAGCACGTCTTCGTTTGCTCTTGTCCCAATAAGTAGGTTTAGATCAAGTACTCTTTCAAAGTTACCATCTTTAGAAAGCTTCAGTGTTTCCATTTCGTAAAATGCATTTAGAATTTCTTCAGTAGAAAGTCCTAGAGCTTTTAGTACTACGGTTGCGTGAAGTTTTCTCTTTCTATCAATTCTAGCGAATAGAATATTTTTGTGGTCAAATTCAAAGTCTAACCACGATCCTCTATGAGGAATAATTCTTGCTGAATATAATAATTTACCACTCGAGTGCTTCTTTCCGAAATCATGTTCGAAAACAATACCTGGTGATCTATGAAGCTGAGATACGATTACTCTCTCAGTTCCGTTATATACAAAAGAACCAGTTTCAGCCATTAATGGAATATTACCGAGGTAAACTTCCTGTTCCTTAATAGAAGACACAGTTCTTTGTTCGTTACCATCTTTGTCTACTGCCACATCATAAAAAACTAGTCTAACAACTACTTTTAAAGGCGACTCGTAAGAGAGACCACGTTGTCTACACTCTTTAACAGTGTATTTTGGCTCTTCAAGAGAATAACTAACAAACTCTAGTGATACAGTTTTGTTAAAGTCATGAATTGGGAAAACAGAATTGAATACTGCTTGTAAACCAACTTCTTCTCTTTTTGCGGGTGGAACATCTCTTTGCAGGAATTCTTCATAAGAACTCTGTTGTAGAAGCATCAGGGGTGGAGTTTCAAGAACAGCCGGTGTTGAGGCAAAGTTCTTACGAAACCACTCATTAGGTCTAAAAACCTCAGTCATTTGCGGTCTCCTAGATTTAAAATATTATCGTGCACGTTATTATAGTTTTTTTTATTGTTTTTTAATTTTAAACACAAAAAGGTGTGAAGGCTTAAAGGCCTTCACACCAAAATTTTTTTTCTTTACTTAATAGTAAATGTTAAGCAATTTGTAAAATAATTACTTAAGCTCTACTTTTGCACCAGCTGCTTCAAGTTTTTTCTTGATTTCTTCAGCTTCTTCTTTTGTACAAGCTTCTTTAACTGGCTTTGGAGCACCTTCTACTAGATCTTTTGCTTCTTTAAGTCCTAGTCCAGTGATTCCTCTAACTTCTTTAATAACGTTGATCTTCTTGTCACCTGCGTCAGCAAGAATTACGTCAAATTCAGTTTTTTCTTCAGCAGCAGCTGCACCAGCACCTGCACCAGCTACAGCTACAGGAGCTGCAGATACACCAAATTTTTCTTCTAGTAATTTAACTAGTTCAGCACACTCAAGTACTGACATTGCAGAGATATGATCGATTAATTGTTCGTTTGTAATAGACATTGTAAACTCCTTCAATAATTCTTTTTTAATTAATTTGTTTTAAAACTACATTATACAAGGGCTGAATTATTCAGCGGCCTCAGCAACTACAGCACCACCGTCAGCTTTCTTTTCACTAATCGCAAATAACACTCTTGCAAGTGCAGAGATTGGCGCGTTGAAAGTCGCAAGTAATGTTCCAAGCATTTCGTCTCTAGATGGAAGGTCTGCGATAGCCTTAACATCTGCGACACTTAATACTTTACCTTCTAGTAAACCACCACGTAGTTCTACTAGTTCTTGTTCTTTTCCTAGTTCTTTAAGGGCCTTTGCTACACCTGGTGCATCACCAAAAGCGAAAGCAACTGCTTGAGTTCCTTTTAAACCAGAAAGAAGAGCTTCTGCTGCTGTTCCTTGTGCAGCTTTTTCGAAAAGAGTGTTTTTGGCAACAACAATTTTACCTTCAGCATCTCTTACGTTCTTTCTTAGACCTGTAGATACGTTTGATTTCAAACCTACTAAGTTCGTAAGAAAGATTGCTTTTGCATTATCAATGTCGGCCTTAAGCCCCGTGATAATTGCATCCTTCTCGGATCTTGTTAACATTTATTACCTCCTATATCGCTGGAGTGAGATTTAAGCAGGCCTTATGGGGCGTTAAACATTTACAGCAGCCCCACCGACTTTCATCACCTCTACGTATTATTTACTTGCACCAACTGTTGTAGCTTCTAGTGTATCAATTTTGATACCTGGACCCATAGTAGTACTGATTGCAAGAGACTTCATATATGTCCCTTTAGCACTAGATGGTTTAGCTTTGATGATTGCAGAAATCATAGCATCGATATTCTTTCTAAGATCTGAATCAGAGAAAGATGATTTTCCAACAGGAACGTGGATAATCCCGTTCTTTTCTGTTCTGTACTCTACCTTACCAGCTTTTTGCTCTTGAACAGCTTTTTCAACGTCAGTTGTAACTGTACCAAGTTTTGGGTTAGGCATTAGACCTCTTGGTCCAAGTACTCTACCGATTCTACCAAGTTTACCCATCATATCTGGAGTAGCGATCATTCTATCGAACTCTAACCAACCACCAGCAATTTTTGCGATGATGTCATCACCACCAACAAAATCTGCTCCAGCATCTTCAGCTTTCTTTAGGTTTTCACCAGAAGTAAGAACACAGATTCTAACTGTTTTACCTGTACCAGCTGGAAGAGAAATTGCTCCTCTAATCATTTGGTCAGCGTGACGTGGATCAACACCAAGTCTGAATGCTAAATCTACAGTTTCGTCGAAGTTTGCATATTTTACTTCTTTACAAAGTTTAATAGCATCATCGATTGAGTAATTTGCTGTTGCATCAACTTTTGCTAATGCGTCTAAATATTTTTTTGATTTATTTCCCATAATAACCTCAGTTGGTTCAAACGACTTTTACAAGTCTCCCAATTAGTAATCTAGCTTAATTCCCATTGAACGACATGAACCTTCAATTGTTCTCTCTGCTGCTTCTTGAGTAGCTGCAGTAAGATCTGGTCTTTTCGTTTCAACAATTTGCTCAACAATCTTCTTAGAAACTGCACCAACTGTTTCTGTACCAGTTTTTTGTGCACCTCTTTTAAGCTTCATTAAGTCCTTAAGCAAGTAAGATGCTGGAGGTGTTTTAGTAACGAATGTAAACGATCTGTCTGAATACACAGTAATGATTGTAGGAAGGATTACTCCTGCATCTTTTTGTGTTTTCGCGTTGAAAGCTTTACAAAATTCCATGATGTTAACACCCTTTTGACCGAGTGCTGGACCTACTGGAGGAGAAGGGTTAGCTTTTCCACCTGGAATTTGTAGCTTAATGAAACCTGTAATTTTCTTAGCCATTTTTAACTCCTGCGAACTTTAAGTTCTACCAACTAATTAACCTATTTTTTCAACCTGAGAGTAATCTAATTCAACTGGTGTTGGTCTACCAAAAATTGAAACGTTTACCTTCAGTTTTCCTTTTTCATTTACAGCTTCTACAGTACCGACGAATGAAGCAAATGGACCTTCAATAACTTTAACTTGCTCACCTTCAGCAAAGTTAACGCTTGTTCTAGTCTTCTTAACTCCACCTTCAGACTTACCTGTCATATATGCCGCTTCTTCTGCAGAAAGTGGCGCAGGCTTATCCGCTGTTCCACCAACAAAACCAGTGATTTTATCAGTATCTTTAACAAGGTGCCATGTCTTATCATTCATGACCATATTAATCAATACATAACCAGGAAAAAGTTTTTTCGTAATTGTACGCTTCTTTCCACCTGCATGTGTTGTTACTTTTTCTTCAGGTACTACGATTTCACCAAAGTACTCACCTAGTTTGTGGTTTACGATACGCTCTCTAAGAGTTTTCTGTACCTTACCTTCTTGCCCTGTTAGTGCTTTAGCAATGTACCACTTCATATCAGCTGCATATGCTGATACTTCTTCAGAAGTTGTTTCTTCTGATGTTACTTCGTTTGAATCAACCATTTTTAATCCTTATTAAAGAATTGTATCTAGTAATTTTCTAAACCCTAAGTCTACAAGTACGAAAATTCCACTTATAATACTTAAAGCTATTACCAATCCTATTGTCGTTTTTAGTACGTCATCTTTTTTCGGCCACATAACTTTTACAAGTTCAGAGTAAACCCTATCGAGGTGCTCTGAAGCCGACTTATTTTTAATTACAGAAACAAAAATAACTACTGCTACTGCAATACCAACTACTTGAATTGTAATCGGAAAGTTTGGCACTTTCGCTTCCAGGTCAAACCATTCACCCATTTGTTCAAGAAAACGAATAACTACTAACCCGCAAATTCCACTTACGATAGCTAAAAATGAATTAATCCATTTTTTACTGTCTTCACTTTTTATGAGAGACATGCTCAATTCCTTCTGTTTAAATTAGTTCTATGACAAAGTATCAGACTTATATCTCTTAAAAAGAAGTATTTGTCCAGCATTTTGCAAAAAAAACCTATCAATAGATATGATTGTAATTGACACGTAGAGACGTTTTTTGAATAAATGAGTGGCGGGCGCATAAGGATTCGAA
This window encodes:
- the rpoC gene encoding DNA-directed RNA polymerase subunit beta' translates to MKDLLNFFDKPKDPVSVEAVSIKMASPDTIREWSFGEVKKPETINYRTYKPERDGLFCAKIFGPIKDYECICGKYKRMKHRGVVCEKCGVEVTLSKVRRERCGHIELAAPVAHIWFLRSLPSRLGALLNLTLKELEKVLYYEAFIVTSSATDGVEGGLEVGRVITEQQYYELKEQGVDFEAGMGGEVVQELLQKLDIDTENKFLRRSLASATTEMARTKLVKRLKVVESIMKSENRPDWFMMDVIPVLPPDLRPLVPLEAGRFATSDLNDLYRRVINRNNRLRRLKELNAPEIIIRNEKRMLQEAVDALFDNGRRGKVFTGANKRPLRSLSDMLKGKQGRFRQNLLGKRVDYSGRSVIVVGPSLRLHQCGLPKLMALELFKPFIYNKLIEKGHCTTIKVAKRMVEQQKEEVWNILEEVVQEHPVLLNRAPTLHRLGIQAFEPVLIEGKAIRLHPLVCTAFNADFDGDQMAVHVPLSLEAQIECRILAMSTNNILSPKDGSPIIVPSQDIVLGLYYMTRVRPYARGYGKVFSSKEEAQFAYHSGNLHLQAPIKVRIAGQLHETTVGRTFVFDIIPACLSFEDINKNLNKKELGKLLDAAYRKGSEKDTVLLADSIMQTGYDMATRAGISINVVDMTIPKEKEGILNEAYAEVDSIIEEYNEGSITNGERYNKVVDVWSQTTERLVKVMLERISTDTFVSEKEGEEPIQAPSFNALYMMADSGARGSAQQMRQLAAMRGLMAKPSGEIIETPITSNFREGLSALQYFTSTHGARKGLADTALKTANSGYLTRRLVDVAQDGIIRTEDCGTTDGITLTSRIESGEVVEHVSERAMGRVTASSVLNVNGEEVLAAGHMLTEKDLQLLKDQEVDQIKVRSVLTCNEKHGFCAMCFGRDLARGSLVSMGETVGVIAAQSIGEPGTQLTMRTFHVGGTATAGAQVNKTIVRTAGQVIFDNVKLAETPNGLIVMNKNGSLVIKDNRGVEKERYAAVYGAKLFFAEGTDVNVGDTLIEWDPFSIPLLTEVAGTVKFEDMIVGATISEQTDTVTGLTQRVVMESKDPSLQPRVTICDADGNALLVPGTKRQASYRLQVGATLTVNEGDSVAVGGVLSKLSRETTKTKDITGGLPRVAELFEARKPTNAAQISDVSGTIEFGAEVRGSRRVLVKPEDGSDPVVYTIPKGRFVTVNEGDYIRAGEPIMDGPANPHDILRVLGIKELAGYIVDEIQEVYRLQGVDIDDKHIEVIVSQMLKKVEVTDPGDSTFVVGDSVTKTELISENEKLVAQGYEPAQARPLLLGITKAALTTDSFISAASFQETTKVLTQAALEGKSDELRGLKENVIMGRLIPAGSGIQRYREFDAVVEDDFTKSEETSTLMF
- the rpoB gene encoding DNA-directed RNA polymerase subunit beta, which produces MTEVFRPNEWFRKNFASTPAVLETPPLMLLQQSSYEEFLQRDVPPAKREEVGLQAVFNSVFPIHDFNKTVSLEFVSYSLEEPKYTVKECRQRGLSYESPLKVVVRLVFYDVAVDKDGNEQRTVSSIKEQEVYLGNIPLMAETGSFVYNGTERVIVSQLHRSPGIVFEHDFGKKHSSGKLLYSARIIPHRGSWLDFEFDHKNILFARIDRKRKLHATVVLKALGLSTEEILNAFYEMETLKLSKDGNFERVLDLNLLIGTRANEDVLDPKTGKPVVRKGKKYSKASIKRLVEAGVTSLAATVEDVVGKVVAEDIFNEETGEVICLANEALSEAKIQELMAVGVKEVKVLYIDMINFGDQIRNTLLVDKTDTKEEALIKIFERLRPGEPPAVEAAEALFNGLFFNEERYDLSRVGRMKINYKFQTDIPVENTILTKEDIVKTVHYLVELNNGKGRVDDIDHLGNRRVRAVGELLENQFRVGLVRMERAVKERMAIQEIDTMMPYDLVNQKPVAAAVKEFFGSSQLSQFMDQTNPLSEVTHKRRLSALGPGGLTRERASFEVRDVHVTHYGRMCPVETPEGPNIGLITSLATYAKVSEYGFIETPYLTVDENKKIGDVKYFTAFQEEGKVIAQIDVNNMKDGKLEGEHIAARASGEFTLVNADEVDLMDVSPTQMISVATSLIPFLEHDDANRALMGSNMMRQAVPVVRTDAPIVGTGTERVVARDSGAVLFAKEDGRVIFVDSNRIVIQRNKFKDGESGVDIYKLVKYQRTNQNTSNNQKALVKEGDIVVKGDVLADGPGTDNGDLALGQNVLVAFMPWGGYNYEDSILISEELLAQDIFTSVHIEAFEIEARDTKLGKEEITRDIPNVSEESLKDLDEAGIIRVGAIIKSGDILVGKITPKGETQLSPEEKLLKAIFGDKAGDVKDTSLRVPSSVRGTVIDARVYTREGVELCARSKEIIEQETTLLRRDERIEIKAIQTSAILKIAEMLKGAKTSDKLVSEDGSTELLAKGAEVTYENLSAIPFELIGYLPLQAELEEKLSEYFADIRNRINRVRQKTTDEIAKLHRGDELPPGVIKKVIVYVAIKRKLQPGDKMAGRHGNKGVISNVLPREDMPYLADGTPVEIVLNPLGVPSRMNIGQLLELHLGWAGRGLGDKLRLMLEEQREIHEFKDFIFKIYNTPETEAWLKKASDEEVRTLAKKLTSGVRFSTKVFDGAKESDIREMLKLADLETNGKTTLFDGKTGDAFAEDVTVGTMYMLKLHHLVDEKLHARSTGPYSLVTQQPLGGKAQFGGQRLGEMEVWALEAYGAAYTLQEFLTVKSDDVIGRTRMYESIVKGEQVLEPGLPESFNVLIRELQALCLDVKLEEEKEEEELR
- the rplL gene encoding 50S ribosomal protein L7/L12: MSITNEQLIDHISAMSVLECAELVKLLEEKFGVSAAPVAVAGAGAGAAAAEEKTEFDVILADAGDKKINVIKEVRGITGLGLKEAKDLVEGAPKPVKEACTKEEAEEIKKKLEAAGAKVELK
- the rplJ gene encoding 50S ribosomal protein L10, which encodes MLTRSEKDAIITGLKADIDNAKAIFLTNLVGLKSNVSTGLRKNVRDAEGKIVVAKNTLFEKAAQGTAAEALLSGLKGTQAVAFAFGDAPGVAKALKELGKEQELVELRGGLLEGKVLSVADVKAIADLPSRDEMLGTLLATFNAPISALARVLFAISEKKADGGAVVAEAAE
- the rplA gene encoding 50S ribosomal protein L1, with amino-acid sequence MGNKSKKYLDALAKVDATANYSIDDAIKLCKEVKYANFDETVDLAFRLGVDPRHADQMIRGAISLPAGTGKTVRICVLTSGENLKKAEDAGADFVGGDDIIAKIAGGWLEFDRMIATPDMMGKLGRIGRVLGPRGLMPNPKLGTVTTDVEKAVQEQKAGKVEYRTEKNGIIHVPVGKSSFSDSDLRKNIDAMISAIIKAKPSSAKGTYMKSLAISTTMGPGIKIDTLEATTVGASK
- the rplK gene encoding 50S ribosomal protein L11, with the protein product MAKKITGFIKLQIPGGKANPSPPVGPALGQKGVNIMEFCKAFNAKTQKDAGVILPTIITVYSDRSFTFVTKTPPASYLLKDLMKLKRGAQKTGTETVGAVSKKIVEQIVETKRPDLTAATQEAAERTIEGSCRSMGIKLDY